TTAATTCACAAGGgctgctttatttattatatgttgtgGTTAATGGTATTTTTtcttgctgtgtggctacggcattaaggaatatagccaccccctctattcccgtggatgttgtaagaggcggctaagggataacacagttccactaccatcttggaacttataaagccgaccgatggcaagataaccatccaactgctggctttgaaataggctaaagacgggcagcagcgtcttcggtgcgacaaagctagccctgcggtcaccaacccgcctgcccagcgtggtgactatgggcaacacacatgagttcacgccatttttgacgcgaacttgttgaggcctatgtcagcagtggactgcaataggttgaatgatgatgatgaatggttgttttggttaaaatattttaatatgtactaTCGCATTAGGTAATAAACCTGTAATGATAGTATATTTATggcaataagtaaataaaaaataaataaatgaatgatgGCTGAATTTTAGACTCTTtactataaaatcaaaaataactctTCAGTATTTTATAGAAACTACTGATCTacattcaaattataatttcaaatgcTCGCAAACGCCATCTTTTGGAATCTGTGGACAAGTGTCTGACACACAGCGCCCTCTCTGTTTCCTGTCTCTGTAAAGACATATGCTATCAGATCTCGGTGTGAAGTTAGTGAATAAGTGAGTTTGGATGAGCCTTATGACGCCGATTGTGGTTATCGTGCTTTTCGCTCCAAGGGTTTGATTCACATCCCGTGATTGGgtgtaacatatatatttcttatgttTCATACATGACGTGTTCGAAGTTAAGCGGTTCGTCGACAAAAcgagttatataatatatacgtttGTGTAGTAGATAGAAAGATGGTACACGCTAACGTTGTCAATTCGTCTGCAGCGAAATTCAGAGTTTCGTgtgatgtgtttttttttttttaaatatatagactagcgcttgactacgatctcacctgatggcaagtgaagatgcagcctaaggtggtgcgcgcttgcctagaagatgcctattcactcttgattctTGATGTGTTTGATCCTAGGAAGGGACTACCCTTACCAAAGCGGAAACGAGAAGGTCTACACTCAGCGCCTACACTTTACTCAAAGCGAGTAACTGAAAATATGTTTTAGTATGAACCTACAcacagaaattttatttatgactatattcaatatttatatttaatatatcgaGAATTATCTTTTTATGTATAGTTGATTTTTATATAGTGCGCCATATAGGGTTAATGTACTGGTTTGTCATCTATTACAATACAATGAATAGACAACAAAATAGAAGCAATAGACCAAACAATaacaaattgtataatataacaaacagcCTTTCTGCTAATtggttatttttacattattaaataaaataataaaataaaaataattattcgagtCCAGTCACCTTAAGTACGAACTACACTCACAAATTGGGagatcatcatcattcatcatcatcattacagcctatcacagtccactgctggacatgggcctccataagtttacgccaaaaatagcgtgaactcatgtgttttgcccatagtcaccacgctgggcaggcgggttggtgaccgcagtgctggctttgtcgcaccgaagacgctgctgcccgtcttcggcctgtgtattttaaagctagcagttggatggttatcccgccaccggtcggctttttaagttccaatgtggtagtggaactgtgttatcccttagtcgcctcttacgacacccacgggaagagagggggtggctaaattctttagtaccgtagccacacagtacagtaccgtagccacacagtacaattgGGAGATCTCTGATttgtaattattacatattcatTTGGTatcatatccgccaacccgcatttgatcagcgtggtggattaagctctgatccttctcctacatggggaaagaggcctatgcccagtagtgggatattgcatGCTGAAGCTATATTTGTTATCgtaacgaaacaaaaaaaaaattaaagttgatcaaaaacttttttgccTTACTGTTAGTAAAAAATTGTGTACTAGTGTGGGACGCCCTCATGTCTgctggaccaacgatctacgtaagattgccggtggtggctggatgaggattgccgAAAACCGAGGTGTTTggtgcaaacttggggaggcctatgtccagcagtggattgcgataggctgaagtgagtgagttgtgtactaattttgtaaaatagtttttgtaaatAGTCGCCCCGAGCGACAAAACTCACAACTAGCATCAAGGCGACTAGTCACAGAACGCATATACAAATATGATTACATTATTAACCTATTAGCGTACATAAAAAATGTacctgtttatttatatatcaaccTTAAGTACCGCCTTTTTAATGCAATTTCAAAACGATGATCACGACAGCAATTTCTTCAACAGACTTTATCTGTGCTCAATTTTAAAGGGTAGTTAGAGGGACTTACCAATAAAAAGAGGATTTCCGCGTAAAACGGTAATAAATCCGGTATAAAGCTAAAAGTAAAAATTCGATATGGAAAACATGGCAGGGCGTTATCCGTTCAATCAAGGGCAGGAGGGGCTATTAATcgcgtatttatttaaaatcttattataaaatgttaagggATATTTCTGGTTCTCAGAAAAATACGTtggttttagaaaataatcaaaGCTGGTAAAAGTATTATACGAAAAACTGCGTAATTATTATTTGGTCTTTAACATAAAACGGTTTTTGTTTCTTTTCCTGTGATCAAACCCTCAGTTTGAGAAACCTCTTcaaaaaatttttagaaaatgtataGCGTGAtgctcaaataaatttaaataacaatgactTCATTAATTTGTGTCAGAGACCTTTGTGATAGTTTACGCTTAGGTCGGCTCTGGACGTTGCTTTTGTTTCAATCCCTGCATTGCGGTAATTATTGTTGCTAAATCGCACTAATGAAGTTTTCTATTTCGCTTGTTATATAAGAAGTTGGTAGTAACAATTACTAATTAGTCTATTAATTCTTCGTTAATTAAGTTAGTTAACTGTGGATGAACAGTATGACtgaaattaatagtttattaatcCTGTATCAAACCTGATATGCGATGTCACAAGGAGACCAACTTTAGTACTTTCCTTTTTTTACCACAGGTAGCTCTAAATACAAGTAACCatccaaaaataaacaaaaagtttttttttaaattatcaggaTAAAAAATATGGCCGATTTCAATGCAGAAAATAATATGGTTAGATCTTTACCCAAAAGATCTAATTTGAAGTAGATTCACGTACTCTACGTTATTCGACAActcgcactggagcagcgtggcggattaagctctgactctTCTCCCACACGGGAAAagatgcccagcagtggaatgttacaggcttaaGCATCAGCAGCGTCATGTCactcattttaatttcaatattagcgataaagaataatataattactaacaaaatacattttatcagAAACTGTCAGAAGATAAAAACATAGTACTCTAGATCTTTTACAAATTGttggtttatttaataaagagtAGAATTGAGTAGTATTGTTGTATTGAGagagtatattaaaaaataaaaagtgataGATCTATGTTGCCAATTCATCATTTCTATTTGGTTTATCACAgaacataacaaaaataataagtaagaaTATTCTTGTATAACTAGATTGATTGTCAtgtttaacttaatttaatgGAAAATATATGCAATCAAAGACATATAGAAGAATAACAATTTATTCGCTATCTGAGTCACGAGTTTTAACGACTATTCCTTTATTCgtgtcatttttaaattttttcaaaactTGCATGACCTCTATTCTGAACTCTAATTTCGCATTATCCGGAAGAGCCTTTACAGTTGGCATTATTGATGTGAAAAAAGCCCTATCTTCGTCCTCCTCACGATTAATCATTTTACTTAGTATTGAAGCTACTGTATCGTTTTGACTTTCTAAAAAACAAGAATAATCCggtttatgtttttttgttgGTGGTTCCTGTGCGGGGACGTCCACATCTATAAAGGTTTCATTCAACCAGACTTCTGGTTCGCCTTCCAAAGATTGTTCTTCTAAATAATCTGAAGAGTTGTATCTGTCACCCAAAATTACTTTATCTAGAAACGACATAGCCTTCGAGTATATATATGGTCGTTTTTTAGGACCCTTTATTGATTTTACATATGCGTCCCGAATATTAAACCATTTTTTTGATATCTGTTGACctgtgaaaataaattttatcaataattcgGTATTAGACTATGGGTTTCTGCAATGTAGTTTCAGGAACTGTCTGTCCCACTCTTACATGAAATATGGACGTTTCTTTGAGTCTGATCACTTCTGTctcttttctttaaaatatacatcCACGGATTCTAAATTATCTGTACCTTTTAATGGAACATCGTGCATTATGTATCTTACAGGAAATTGATTAGATAAATGATTGTAGATCAGCTGACTTtttgcattatttggacaattATGACAAATTCAAATTTTCTAAAAACTAACCATTTAAAAACCCAATCTTCAGTAACgagacaaaaaaaagaaaattaaattaaaaaaaaaattaaaaagttggaCTCATTggcaaattattaataactaattatataataatacctaCCGATTCTTGATTTTTGCATCTCCTTCAAATTATCATAAGTTGGGTAGAGCTCCCTGTAAACCTCTGACCAGGCGTCCTCTCTGCGTAATTTATCTCTGTACCCAGCATCCGTTTTGTCCCATAAACACGATCTCTCCCT
The nucleotide sequence above comes from Melitaea cinxia chromosome 28, ilMelCinx1.1, whole genome shotgun sequence. Encoded proteins:
- the LOC123667588 gene encoding uncharacterized protein LOC123667588; the protein is MISLIRERSCLWDKTDAGYRDKLRREDAWSEVYRELYPTYDNLKEMQKSRIGQQISKKWFNIRDAYVKSIKGPKKRPYIYSKAMSFLDKVILGDRYNSSDYLEEQSLEGEPEVWLNETFIDVDVPAQEPPTKKHKPDYSCFLESQNDTVASILSKMINREEDEDRAFFTSIMPTVKALPDNAKLEFRIEVMQVLKKFKNDTNKGIVVKTRDSDSE